In a genomic window of Gloeocapsopsis dulcis:
- a CDS encoding M16 family metallopeptidase gives MKTDNGQYIAIASQPNKQITRTVLSNGIVVLVTENPAADIVAARIFVKAGSCREATQQSGLVHLLASVLTKGTQNLSSLEIAEQVESVGASLGTDASADYFLLSLKTVSSDFLEILALAAELLRSPSFPELEVELERRWLMQSIRSQQEQPFTVAFDQLRQAMYQNHPYASSGLGTEATVANLCRDDLIKYHQTYFRPDNLVISITGRITATEAVAAIEKVFGDWQNPTTPLPVLQLPHIEPQPYQINKSQSTQQSIVMLGYLAPSVQQSDYVALKLLSTYLGNGLSSRLFVELREKRGLAYDVSAFYPTRQGIAPFVVYIGTAPENTAIALNGLRTEVELLCTQPLEEYALQAAKNKILGQYALSKQTNAQIAQAYGWYEALGLGIEFDTQFQQQIAAVTATQLQQAACRYFLTPYISIVGPEEAINLS, from the coding sequence ATGAAAACGGATAACGGACAATACATCGCGATCGCCTCGCAGCCAAATAAACAGATTACCCGCACGGTTTTAAGTAATGGCATTGTCGTACTTGTAACTGAAAATCCAGCAGCAGATATTGTTGCTGCAAGAATATTTGTAAAAGCTGGAAGTTGCCGTGAAGCAACCCAGCAATCAGGATTAGTTCATTTACTCGCTTCTGTATTGACCAAAGGAACGCAAAACCTCTCTTCGTTGGAAATTGCGGAGCAAGTAGAATCGGTGGGAGCAAGTTTAGGTACGGATGCATCTGCTGATTATTTTTTACTGAGTTTGAAGACTGTTAGCTCAGATTTTCTGGAGATTTTAGCCCTAGCTGCAGAATTATTGCGATCGCCTTCGTTTCCCGAACTTGAAGTTGAGTTAGAACGACGGTGGTTGATGCAAAGCATTCGTTCACAGCAAGAACAGCCATTTACTGTTGCGTTCGACCAATTAAGGCAAGCAATGTATCAAAACCATCCTTATGCATCATCAGGATTGGGAACCGAAGCAACAGTAGCAAATCTTTGTCGTGATGATTTAATTAAGTATCATCAAACATATTTTCGTCCCGATAATCTGGTTATTAGTATTACAGGTCGTATTACTGCAACAGAAGCCGTAGCCGCAATTGAAAAGGTTTTTGGCGATTGGCAGAATCCTACGACTCCGTTACCTGTGTTGCAATTACCTCACATTGAGCCACAGCCATATCAAATCAACAAATCTCAATCCACTCAGCAATCGATTGTGATGTTAGGGTATCTTGCCCCATCCGTACAGCAAAGTGATTATGTTGCTTTGAAGTTACTATCTACGTATTTGGGTAATGGACTTTCAAGTCGTCTATTTGTAGAGTTGCGTGAAAAGCGGGGACTTGCTTATGATGTTTCCGCCTTCTATCCCACACGTCAAGGAATTGCGCCCTTTGTTGTTTATATCGGAACAGCCCCCGAAAATACCGCGATCGCCCTCAATGGACTAAGAACAGAAGTTGAACTGCTCTGCACGCAACCACTAGAAGAATATGCACTGCAAGCTGCTAAAAATAAAATACTTGGGCAATATGCTTTGAGTAAACAAACAAATGCTCAGATTGCTCAAGCCTACGGCTGGTACGAGGCTTTAGGATTAGGAATTGAATTTGATACGCAATTTCAGCAACAAATTGCAGCAGTAACTGCTACCCAGTTACAACAAGCTGCGTGTCGTTATTTTCTAACTCCTTATATATCAATAGTTGGTCCAGAAGAAGCAATCAATCTAAGTTAA
- a CDS encoding M16 family metallopeptidase: protein MLTTPVFPAAVFQLDNGLTIIHQYIPATPVVVVDVWVRAGAIREPEPWYGMAHFLEHMIFKGTSVIPPGVFDYAIENLGGTTNAATSHDYAHFFLTTAAPYLEDTLPYLAELLLNAAIPEEEFMRERDVVLEEIRCAYDDPDWIGFQALGESIYQQHPYGRSVLGSETDLLQHSPEAMRCFHHAHYQPENMTVVIVGGIAQEPAIKIVSQAFQDFVPRSECPQTEIALAEPLLAGIRRQEIYLPRLEQARLLMAWTGPGVDQLRNAYGLDLLSVLLSEGRSSRLVRELREEQHLVQGIASNFSLQRDSSLFTITAWLEPENLERVESLIRTHLEDLQTTLVTPGELARCKRLLCNDYAFSTETPNQMAGLYGYYNTIAQAELAVIYPEQIQSFQAKELQLLTQQYLSPYSYAVTVLKPC from the coding sequence TTGCTGACTACTCCAGTATTTCCAGCAGCTGTTTTTCAGCTAGACAATGGTTTAACAATTATTCATCAATATATACCTGCTACTCCCGTCGTAGTCGTAGATGTATGGGTACGTGCTGGTGCAATACGCGAACCAGAACCGTGGTATGGTATGGCGCATTTTCTCGAACACATGATTTTTAAAGGCACCTCAGTGATACCTCCAGGAGTCTTTGATTACGCGATCGAAAACTTAGGAGGAACGACAAATGCAGCCACAAGTCATGACTATGCTCATTTCTTCTTGACAACTGCTGCACCATACCTGGAAGATACACTACCATACCTAGCAGAATTACTCCTCAATGCGGCAATTCCTGAAGAAGAATTTATGAGAGAACGTGATGTTGTTCTTGAGGAAATTCGTTGCGCGTATGACGATCCCGATTGGATAGGCTTTCAGGCCCTAGGCGAGAGTATTTACCAGCAACATCCTTACGGGCGTTCGGTATTAGGTAGCGAGACAGACTTGCTGCAGCACTCACCTGAAGCAATGCGTTGTTTTCATCACGCGCACTATCAACCAGAAAATATGACTGTAGTCATTGTCGGTGGTATTGCCCAAGAACCTGCAATTAAGATTGTTAGTCAAGCTTTTCAGGATTTTGTGCCGCGCAGTGAGTGTCCGCAAACTGAAATTGCGCTGGCGGAACCATTACTTGCAGGAATTCGCCGTCAAGAAATCTATTTACCTAGACTAGAGCAAGCACGATTGTTAATGGCTTGGACAGGACCAGGAGTAGATCAGTTACGCAATGCATATGGTTTAGATCTACTTTCGGTATTACTTTCCGAAGGGCGCTCATCACGCTTAGTGCGCGAGTTACGCGAAGAACAGCACTTGGTTCAAGGAATTGCGAGTAATTTCTCGCTCCAGCGCGATTCCAGTTTATTTACAATTACTGCTTGGTTAGAACCAGAAAACTTAGAACGGGTAGAATCATTAATTCGCACACACTTAGAAGATTTGCAAACAACCCTCGTGACTCCAGGAGAACTGGCGCGGTGTAAACGATTACTCTGTAACGATTATGCGTTTTCAACCGAAACTCCTAACCAGATGGCAGGGCTTTATGGTTACTACAATACAATTGCGCAAGCAGAGTTAGCAGTTATCTATCCTGAACAAATCCAGTCTTTTCAAGCAAAAGAGCTTCAGTTGTTAACACAACAATATCTTTCACCATATTCTTATGCAGTTACAGTACTCAAACCTTGCTAG
- a CDS encoding sterol desaturase family protein, which produces MFALHGVFVGILCFILAFVLASLVEYWLHRLMHVSHRIGERHRDHHRRNEGQGVIWEFRDYVRGSFIVMVAVFFLSLEAGIGWFLGGLIYAAFSAYAHQLQHENPTKCFWMKMPVHYVHHKYGMWHHNFGLAVDWWDRVFGTYKPVEWLTEEELTQPERGYLQLRWW; this is translated from the coding sequence ATGTTTGCTTTACACGGCGTATTTGTTGGAATTCTCTGTTTTATTCTGGCGTTTGTCTTAGCAAGTCTGGTGGAATACTGGCTGCATCGTTTGATGCACGTTTCGCATCGGATTGGCGAACGCCATCGAGATCATCACCGCCGCAATGAAGGGCAGGGAGTAATCTGGGAATTTCGGGATTATGTGCGTGGTAGCTTTATTGTCATGGTTGCCGTATTTTTCCTTTCTTTAGAAGCCGGAATTGGCTGGTTTTTGGGAGGATTAATTTATGCTGCTTTCTCAGCTTATGCGCATCAATTGCAGCATGAAAACCCAACCAAGTGCTTTTGGATGAAAATGCCAGTTCACTATGTCCATCATAAATACGGAATGTGGCATCACAACTTTGGTTTAGCTGTAGATTGGTGGGATCGCGTTTTTGGAACTTACAAGCCTGTAGAATGGCTCACCGAAGAGGAACTGACTCAACCTGAACGCGGTTATTTGCAGTTGCGGTGGTGGTAA
- a CDS encoding Mpo1-like protein, whose protein sequence is MKYFREAKAHFVASHQHPINQFLHHLTNLVAIAAVVFLFYDWRLTIVCLVLTQVFALGGHAFFEKNEPAFVKYPGITILASMQWSFENWFGLRQVLQHFQQKALSD, encoded by the coding sequence GTGAAATACTTCCGCGAGGCAAAAGCCCACTTTGTTGCCAGCCACCAGCACCCAATTAATCAATTTCTGCATCACTTGACGAATTTAGTTGCGATCGCTGCTGTCGTCTTTTTGTTCTATGATTGGCGACTCACAATAGTCTGCTTGGTTTTGACCCAAGTTTTTGCCCTAGGAGGTCATGCCTTTTTTGAAAAGAATGAACCTGCATTTGTCAAGTATCCAGGGATAACAATTTTAGCCTCAATGCAGTGGTCATTTGAGAATTGGTTTGGTTTACGCCAAGTATTGCAGCACTTTCAGCAAAAAGCTCTGAGTGATTAG
- a CDS encoding amidohydrolase family protein gives MYQGLPVIDADAHKLENPLVMRDYIEPKYRDRIGLVIDSLGDQRARIIDFNPASGKNDLMRMFPQPQGMGKGGFRNLHPDTTLGAMFNRVRIEHMDREGIDVHVIFGTLNLIFSSILDKDLAIALCRAYNSYMADDCRGYDNRLKPIGVIPLQDVDAAVAEMHRCVNELGMISVAVAPNMPIPHPKAPEAFPDIRSCKTISHPDFRPILQAAVDLNIGLGIHGGPGSYMVGGISDYTETFVLTHIFVQRNQQQLALARMIFDGAFEQFPTLRVGFLEGGCGWVPDLAHAFHEHWEKRIRDFDPKHPYRPSLMEFTKLMIQERGTHNNVNLISQAKNLFDLLWNTQHDPAKIDDASLYEHYDLRHRDPLEYFERGQIFTSFESDDPGPAYLHIAMGEIGKHLACFSGDYGHWDGVLQNCVHDAATVADYDREHLGLLLGGNALALYGDRLRQSLPIPLLTQTALTN, from the coding sequence ATGTACCAAGGTTTACCAGTTATTGATGCAGATGCCCACAAGCTCGAAAATCCATTGGTAATGCGAGATTATATCGAGCCAAAGTATCGCGATCGCATTGGTTTAGTGATTGATAGTCTCGGCGATCAAAGGGCTAGAATAATTGACTTTAACCCTGCAAGCGGAAAAAACGACTTGATGCGGATGTTCCCCCAGCCCCAGGGAATGGGTAAAGGTGGTTTTCGTAATTTACATCCTGACACCACGTTAGGAGCAATGTTCAATCGCGTACGAATTGAACACATGGATCGCGAAGGCATTGACGTTCATGTCATTTTTGGTACGCTGAATTTAATCTTTTCAAGCATTCTGGATAAAGATTTAGCGATCGCACTATGCCGTGCATATAACAGTTATATGGCAGATGACTGCCGTGGCTACGATAACCGCTTGAAACCAATCGGCGTAATTCCGCTACAAGATGTTGATGCTGCAGTTGCAGAGATGCATCGTTGCGTTAACGAACTGGGGATGATTAGCGTTGCTGTTGCCCCAAATATGCCAATTCCGCACCCGAAAGCACCTGAAGCGTTTCCCGATATCCGCAGTTGCAAAACAATTAGCCATCCTGACTTTCGCCCCATTCTTCAAGCGGCGGTTGATTTAAATATTGGCTTGGGAATACATGGCGGACCTGGTTCTTACATGGTCGGTGGAATTTCTGATTATACCGAAACTTTTGTTCTCACTCACATTTTTGTGCAGCGCAACCAACAACAGCTAGCATTAGCACGGATGATATTTGATGGTGCATTCGAGCAATTTCCTACCCTGCGCGTCGGATTTTTAGAAGGTGGTTGTGGTTGGGTTCCCGATTTAGCCCATGCTTTCCACGAACATTGGGAAAAGCGCATTCGTGACTTCGACCCAAAACATCCCTATCGCCCGTCGTTGATGGAATTTACCAAGTTAATGATTCAGGAACGCGGGACACACAATAATGTTAACTTAATTAGTCAAGCGAAAAACCTATTCGATTTATTGTGGAATACGCAGCACGATCCCGCCAAGATTGATGATGCAAGTTTGTACGAACACTACGACTTGCGTCACCGCGATCCCTTAGAGTACTTTGAACGCGGACAAATTTTCACTTCGTTTGAATCTGACGATCCTGGTCCTGCATATCTGCATATTGCCATGGGTGAAATCGGCAAACACCTTGCTTGCTTCTCCGGCGATTATGGTCATTGGGATGGCGTACTACAAAATTGCGTCCACGATGCCGCAACAGTTGCAGATTATGATCGCGAACACTTAGGGTTACTTCTCGGTGGTAATGCCTTAGCATTATACGGCGATCGCTTGCGTCAATCGTTGCCAATTCCCCTATTAACACAAACAGCATTAACTAACTAG
- a CDS encoding B12-binding domain-containing radical SAM protein, which translates to MRVLLLYPLFPKSFWSFDRALELIGRKVSLPPLGMITVAAILPQTWEFRLVDRNVCEETEADWAWADLVIISGMIVQKPDMLHLIYEAKRRSKLVAVGGPYVTSVPDAAQEAGADFLVLDEGEITLPFLVAALERGETSGIFTAKGEKPDVTGTPIPRFDLLDLNAYNEMSVQFSRGCPFQCEFCDIIVLYGRKPRTKTPAQLIAELQTLYDLGWRRSVFMVDDNFIGNKRNVKLLLRELGPWMAEHQYPFRLATEASVDLAQDDELLALMVAANFTSVFLGIETPDTDSLALTHKFQNTRNSLIESVQKINQAGLSVMAGFILGFDDEKPGAGDRIIDFVEATAIPKAMFGLLQALPNTALWQRLQKEGRLLEAKQETEGHQMTLTNFVPTRPLPELAREYVSCFWELYEPRRYLSRVYRHFMAMKPAPHKAPFRMLELIEMRAVFIICWRQGFKRNTRFQFWKQLFGIMRHNPGVFVPYLSNCALIEHFIQYRQIVRDEIEAQLATLVKEESREDMAVKTYAGSSKQ; encoded by the coding sequence ATGCGAGTACTACTGTTATATCCGCTTTTCCCCAAATCTTTCTGGTCATTTGATCGCGCACTAGAACTCATTGGACGTAAAGTTTCTCTACCCCCGTTGGGGATGATTACTGTAGCAGCGATTTTGCCTCAAACCTGGGAGTTCCGCTTAGTAGATCGCAATGTATGTGAGGAAACCGAAGCTGATTGGGCTTGGGCGGATTTAGTGATTATTTCGGGGATGATTGTCCAAAAACCCGATATGCTGCATCTCATTTATGAGGCAAAGCGACGGAGTAAATTGGTAGCGGTGGGTGGTCCCTATGTCACTTCTGTTCCTGACGCAGCGCAGGAAGCAGGGGCAGATTTTCTCGTTTTAGATGAAGGCGAAATTACTTTACCATTTCTTGTTGCTGCGCTCGAACGCGGTGAAACTTCAGGAATCTTCACCGCCAAAGGAGAAAAGCCCGATGTTACAGGTACACCAATTCCGAGATTTGATCTTTTAGATCTCAATGCCTATAACGAAATGTCAGTGCAATTTTCGCGGGGCTGTCCTTTTCAGTGCGAATTCTGCGACATTATTGTGCTGTATGGGCGCAAACCTCGTACCAAGACCCCAGCACAACTAATCGCTGAGTTACAGACACTTTATGATTTAGGCTGGCGGCGTTCAGTTTTTATGGTCGATGACAACTTTATTGGTAACAAGCGGAATGTCAAGCTGTTGCTGCGCGAACTTGGTCCTTGGATGGCAGAACACCAGTATCCTTTTCGCCTTGCCACTGAAGCATCGGTAGATTTGGCACAAGATGACGAGTTATTAGCATTGATGGTTGCGGCGAACTTTACTTCGGTATTTTTGGGAATTGAAACACCGGATACAGACAGCCTTGCCCTAACTCACAAGTTTCAAAATACGCGCAATTCGTTGATCGAATCGGTTCAGAAAATTAACCAAGCAGGCTTGAGTGTCATGGCGGGTTTTATTTTGGGATTTGATGACGAAAAACCTGGGGCAGGCGATCGCATTATCGATTTTGTCGAAGCGACAGCAATTCCCAAAGCGATGTTTGGGCTATTACAAGCACTACCAAATACTGCATTATGGCAACGACTACAAAAAGAAGGACGACTTTTAGAGGCGAAGCAAGAAACTGAAGGTCATCAGATGACTCTTACTAATTTTGTTCCTACACGCCCTTTGCCAGAACTCGCCCGCGAGTATGTTAGTTGCTTTTGGGAACTGTATGAACCTCGTCGCTATCTATCAAGAGTATACCGTCACTTTATGGCAATGAAGCCAGCCCCGCATAAAGCACCCTTTCGGATGTTGGAACTTATTGAGATGCGAGCAGTATTTATTATCTGCTGGCGACAGGGTTTTAAACGTAATACTCGGTTTCAGTTCTGGAAACAGCTATTTGGCATAATGCGGCATAACCCAGGTGTATTTGTTCCCTATTTGAGTAATTGCGCATTAATTGAACACTTTATTCAGTATCGACAAATTGTTCGCGATGAAATCGAAGCACAATTAGCTACATTGGTGAAAGAGGAATCAAGGGAAGATATGGCAGTGAAAACATATGCTGGGTCATCGAAGCAGTAG
- a CDS encoding FtsX-like permease family protein has translation MVSVARKNLLEDLPRFLVAQAGIMFAVSLVTIQTGIFNGFTRSTTQIIEHSQADIWVTSESIVHLELSLPIPASKVNDAQKVTGVASAEPLMLKGAIWRNSLQEIVLVRIIGFDPNGQLFTPKNVTQGNISALAQPYTVIVDGTNLATLNVHKVGELEEIATLPARVVGLTQGNRSIISNPFIFTSLANANTYANSGQNATLSCKLQAGSSDIQCTNVYTQPDPDTTPAPKPLAASDLITHVLIQAQPGENLQVLKQRIETALPNTRAFTQAELIRYNQQFWQQRTGIGFILGLSTVVGVIVGVVVVGQILYSSVTDHLKEFGTLKAMGASDWKIYSVIVEQSLWMAILGYVPSMILCYGVGAWTMATQGIMILITPVSAIAIFGVTVLMCVGSAAFAIQKVTRVDPAIVFKA, from the coding sequence ATGGTTTCAGTTGCTCGAAAAAATCTCCTAGAAGATCTGCCGCGCTTTCTTGTTGCCCAAGCAGGAATCATGTTTGCAGTAAGTCTAGTGACGATTCAAACAGGGATTTTTAACGGCTTTACGCGATCGACTACACAGATTATTGAACACTCGCAAGCAGATATCTGGGTCACTTCCGAGAGTATCGTGCATCTGGAATTATCTTTACCTATCCCTGCAAGCAAAGTTAATGACGCGCAAAAAGTTACTGGTGTCGCAAGTGCCGAACCTTTGATGCTTAAAGGTGCAATTTGGCGTAACTCGTTGCAAGAGATTGTTTTAGTGCGAATTATTGGCTTTGATCCCAATGGACAATTATTCACACCCAAAAACGTTACTCAAGGAAACATCAGTGCTTTAGCGCAACCTTATACGGTGATAGTGGATGGCACAAATCTAGCTACACTCAATGTACATAAAGTTGGAGAACTTGAGGAAATTGCTACTTTGCCAGCACGGGTAGTTGGTTTAACTCAAGGAAATCGCTCAATTATCTCCAATCCTTTTATTTTTACTTCTCTAGCAAATGCCAACACCTACGCGAACTCTGGTCAAAATGCTACTTTATCGTGCAAATTACAAGCTGGTTCGTCAGATATTCAATGTACTAATGTATATACCCAGCCGGATCCTGATACGACTCCTGCACCCAAGCCGTTAGCAGCATCCGACTTAATTACCCATGTCCTAATTCAGGCACAGCCAGGAGAAAATTTACAAGTACTTAAGCAAAGGATAGAAACTGCACTACCCAATACCCGTGCTTTTACTCAAGCAGAACTCATTAGATACAATCAACAATTTTGGCAGCAACGTACAGGAATTGGATTTATTTTAGGTCTGAGTACAGTTGTCGGTGTTATTGTCGGAGTCGTTGTTGTCGGGCAAATTCTCTATTCTTCGGTTACAGACCATTTAAAAGAATTTGGTACGCTTAAAGCAATGGGTGCTTCCGACTGGAAAATTTATAGTGTTATTGTCGAGCAATCCTTGTGGATGGCAATTTTAGGATATGTGCCAAGCATGATCTTGTGCTATGGCGTGGGGGCTTGGACAATGGCAACACAGGGAATTATGATTTTGATTACTCCTGTGAGTGCGATCGCAATTTTTGGTGTCACAGTTTTAATGTGCGTTGGTTCTGCAGCATTTGCAATTCAAAAAGTGACTCGTGTCGATCCGGCGATCGTCTTCAAAGCATAA
- a CDS encoding SDR family oxidoreductase, translating to MTQLKPINQQVVAIVGASSGIGRETALQFAKRGAKVVIAARTESGLRSLVEEIQRMGGDAIYVLADVSDFEQVKAIADKAVQIYGRLDTWVHAAATGVLAPFEKITPEEFKRVIDVNLTGQAYGAMAALPHLKREGRGALIHISSVEARRAIPLQSPYSASKHGVEGLLESLRVELMHEGIPISVTNIMPSVINTPYYNKVRTKLGVKPTGVPPYYQPSLVADAILYAAEHPTRDFIVGDVGKVVDLLQKVSPQLFDALLVLIGFPGQRTDEPKSEDAPDNVFEPIEGYNRVEGDFSNLTIPSFTDWLDKNPPLKWSAVAAATLGVATVLKALLPGNNA from the coding sequence GTGACTCAACTTAAACCAATAAATCAACAAGTCGTAGCAATCGTCGGTGCTTCTAGTGGAATTGGTAGAGAAACAGCATTGCAATTTGCCAAGCGTGGAGCAAAAGTTGTTATAGCTGCACGAACTGAATCGGGATTGCGATCGCTCGTAGAAGAGATTCAACGTATGGGTGGTGATGCAATCTATGTGCTTGCAGATGTGAGTGATTTTGAGCAGGTAAAAGCGATCGCTGATAAAGCTGTACAAATTTACGGTAGATTAGACACTTGGGTTCATGCGGCTGCTACAGGTGTACTAGCGCCATTTGAGAAAATCACTCCAGAAGAATTTAAGCGCGTCATTGATGTTAACCTCACAGGACAAGCATACGGTGCAATGGCTGCATTGCCGCACCTAAAGCGTGAAGGACGCGGGGCGCTGATTCACATTTCCTCGGTAGAAGCAAGACGCGCAATACCATTACAAAGCCCTTATTCTGCGTCAAAACACGGTGTAGAAGGACTTTTAGAATCTTTGCGTGTGGAGTTAATGCACGAAGGTATTCCGATCAGCGTGACAAACATCATGCCTTCGGTAATTAATACGCCTTACTACAATAAAGTCCGCACTAAACTGGGTGTAAAGCCGACTGGAGTACCGCCATACTATCAGCCAAGTCTGGTTGCAGATGCTATTTTGTATGCTGCTGAGCATCCAACACGCGATTTCATTGTCGGAGATGTTGGGAAGGTAGTTGATCTGCTGCAAAAAGTTTCGCCACAACTATTTGATGCGTTATTAGTGCTAATCGGTTTTCCTGGACAACGTACCGATGAACCAAAGTCAGAAGACGCACCAGACAATGTATTTGAACCTATTGAAGGCTATAACAGAGTAGAAGGAGACTTCAGCAATTTAACAATACCAAGTTTCACCGACTGGCTAGATAAGAATCCACCACTCAAGTGGAGTGCTGTGGCGGCTGCAACATTAGGAGTTGCTACAGTTTTAAAGGCGTTGCTACCTGGCAACAATGCTTAA
- a CDS encoding rhodanese-like domain-containing protein codes for MTNEIDSKMILGAALLLGIVGLFSWRSLAFRILKHLIRRKFPTVQWLTTQELAQWQNSQKPQPVLLDARDAAEYQLSHLQQAQRIDPQQPDLSDLTQSQDTPIVVYCSVGYRSAKIATKLAEAGYKHVYNLEGSIFQWINEGRPVFQDSNQTTQVHPYDRRWGQLLKSKYRAKLETEE; via the coding sequence ATGACGAATGAGATTGATAGCAAGATGATTTTGGGCGCGGCACTACTTCTAGGTATTGTGGGGTTGTTTAGTTGGCGATCGCTTGCTTTTCGGATTTTGAAACATTTAATTAGGCGTAAGTTTCCCACAGTTCAATGGTTGACTACCCAAGAACTAGCACAATGGCAGAACTCGCAGAAGCCACAGCCTGTTCTCCTTGATGCCCGCGATGCAGCCGAATACCAACTCAGTCATCTGCAACAAGCACAGCGCATCGATCCGCAGCAACCTGACTTATCAGATTTAACTCAATCGCAGGATACGCCGATTGTCGTCTATTGCTCGGTAGGCTATCGTAGCGCGAAAATTGCAACAAAATTAGCAGAAGCTGGTTACAAGCACGTATACAACCTTGAAGGTAGTATCTTTCAATGGATCAATGAAGGGCGTCCTGTGTTTCAAGATAGCAATCAGACAACGCAAGTTCATCCTTACGATCGCCGCTGGGGACAACTTCTCAAATCAAAGTATCGCGCGAAACTAGAAACTGAGGAGTGA
- a CDS encoding methyltransferase produces MLTSPQLLKDIFFCPEESDFYAFCIESLVLNNCPASKTIVEFGSGDGSPVIKSLLRTRFPGTVHGFEINNLAYEAAKSKIEAFELASNYAIHNASFFDAPPKAEYLISNPPYLPARDNKIYQPFLHGGLDGITITKKLLSLDYENVLVMIASYSNPESLIDYAITKGYGVANFIVSPLKFGYYSSDPKVQQRITELRKNNQAFYSDKIYMLAGVLFTKQHRLTSDLSKELLQLMTAL; encoded by the coding sequence ATGCTCACTTCACCTCAGCTACTAAAAGATATTTTCTTTTGTCCAGAAGAGTCTGATTTTTATGCATTTTGCATAGAATCATTAGTGTTAAACAATTGTCCTGCTTCAAAAACAATAGTTGAGTTTGGCTCAGGTGATGGTAGTCCAGTCATCAAATCATTACTAAGAACAAGATTTCCTGGTACAGTCCATGGATTTGAAATCAACAATTTAGCTTACGAAGCTGCTAAATCTAAAATAGAAGCATTTGAATTAGCGAGTAATTATGCAATACATAACGCATCATTTTTTGATGCGCCACCTAAAGCTGAATATTTAATCTCAAATCCGCCCTATCTTCCTGCTAGAGATAACAAAATTTATCAACCGTTTCTTCATGGAGGACTAGACGGAATTACTATCACAAAAAAACTTTTATCTTTGGATTACGAGAATGTATTAGTAATGATTGCTAGTTACTCCAATCCAGAAAGTTTAATCGATTACGCAATAACCAAAGGGTATGGTGTTGCTAATTTTATAGTTTCACCTTTAAAATTTGGTTACTACAGTTCTGATCCTAAAGTACAACAAAGAATTACCGAATTGAGAAAAAACAATCAGGCTTTTTACTCAGATAAAATCTATATGCTAGCAGGTGTTTTATTTACAAAACAACATAGACTAACATCAGATTTGTCTAAAGAATTACTGCAACTTATGACAGCTTTATAA